A DNA window from Bombus huntii isolate Logan2020A chromosome 10, iyBomHunt1.1, whole genome shotgun sequence contains the following coding sequences:
- the LOC126870601 gene encoding serine/threonine-protein kinase 10 isoform X2 — MSFLSNLKKAFHFGGNDAKKKKLYNNIKMDCNPEEFWEMIGELGDGAFGKVYKAQHRQTQQLAAAKMCALEGEDDLSDFMIEIDILSECKHPNVVELHEAYFIEGKLWMLIEYCDGGAVDSIMVELAKALTEPQIAYICQHMTKGLAFLHKSKVIHRDLKAGNVLLTMAGGVKLADFGVSAKNKHTLQKHDTFIGTPYWMAPEVVLCETFRDNPYDFKVDIWSLGITLIEFAQMEPPNHEMSPMRVLLKIQKSDPPKLDQPGKWSKDFNDFIAKALIKDPTSRPTADELLKHPFINRNLDSKPIRDLLLEYKADVVEEELVDEETEKAKKAKKHREQYQRIGCACGSPGPRQPHHPCVCQEQRTSQLPLELDQLGDDSASMRSDADVQISEKENLVASPVSAKKEENHKREINRDGEKEDRNKKLRKAESKDNIPVSVEKKQAPKPPSTNETNERRVSREKGPAPPPPLMRQNSKIEDKENNLKMIDKQSDAEVLNECKITDKQQRDKNEPSQSAQEMIGKEQTSVDALSEKTSVLPSLEKNVPDNNEREKNKIDDANKGDIRQRSVDNKMNSSPRTQLSLEEKRKSAPVKLELAEDWTKPVFNKQSSLEEKNRIEKKTPADIQVKGQSSSEENYKSLQEKRKSVEQKLNAVLEKRFSMDTEMRMSVSSMETLSQRDLTASASEKNIVKACSTEDVKTDYGTSKPESVVKSHSEGSSRYVSLENFSDEFDGKRDKKWPSKEHNYENMTSNSDNVNCEKKGSSVNVSVITSTPIRNASRRSSGDNVVVITGKSDQEIRPNTSTVRITADSPDLSNSLASNVSQVTVVTTHPPVLVDAVSLAASPSCRQPPPTSEVVIVANELNKTQVNESSTDDDGFPSLDSLEYMPQEQPIILTDVSKRVGKKLDESEVLIVSPIIDELQDTSHVSVVTVGEDKEQVKDSSILNKHEAVRTSSSHSDASLIEMSSTKSDSGDEITKMIVAGTTIESIDIDEVERSSKKMNGLLKNDKSAMVTPMDEKTLKTLKQKEVNKGYKEKRVSPDSFEGSRSQSESGSTRSHTPSKSIDRSDAESISTTISQDSRESSKENHLSQGQSAEVDEEVVLRRKPDYNRDIPRPTRTKEDIQMMNLKKKTRKRTRKFEIDGVVVTTTTSKVIYGDDENGKVYDDQIFRKQELRELKMLQKMEQKQFQDLSQKAQFNKDQQEKRFEQERQLLERNAETDLETLARQQRQQIERAEAQQEADLRLASKKIRSEQERELKQFREGLKQELKLLKHEVDLMPKDKRKSAFKIRKEKLEAEHEEREKHFLDKLNESHELLLRRLSDSHREKIALMERQFLQQKQQLMRAREAAIWEQEERHIHEKQQLLKKQLKDIFFLQRHQMLIRHEKELEQMKRMNQRKEEELIKRQTVERRNLPKRIRNEMKAREMMFRESMRISMSSIIAPDPDAEREKLKKFQENEKKRYRAEQQRFELKHSRQLEEVRAQSDATIKELEQLQNEKRKMLMEHETLKLKELEEAYGKELREWKGQLKPRKQNPTRNMSGKRFHDWI; from the exons ATGTCATTCttatcaaatttaaaaaaggcATTCCACTTCGGTGGGAATGacgcgaagaaaaagaaattgtacaataatattaaaatggaTTGTAACCCAGAAGAATTCTGGGAAATGATAGGTGAATTAGGAGATGGGGCATTTGGGAAAGtttataag GCACAGCACAGGCAAACTCAACAGCTTGCTGCTGCAAAAATGTGTGCACTGGAAGGAGAAGATGATCTTAGTGATTTTATGATCGAGATAGATATTTTATCAGAGTGTAAACACCCAAATGTTGTTGAATTACATGAAGCATATTTTATTGAGGGTAAACTATGG atGTTAATAGAATATTGTGATGGTGGTGCTGTTGATTCTATAATGGTTGAATTGGCAAAAGCTTTAACAGAACCACAAATAGCCTATATATGTCAACATATGACCAAAGGTCTTGCATTTTTACACAAATCTAAAGTTATCCATAGGGATTTAAAGGCAggaaatgttttattaacaATGGCAGGGGGAGTAAAATTAG CTGACTTTGGAGTATCTGCAAAAAACAAGCATACTTTACAGAAACATGACACATTTATTGGAACACCATATTGGATGGCTCCAGAAGTAGTGTTATGTGAGACATTTAGAGATAATCCTTATGATTTTAAA GTAGACATTTGGTCACTTGGTATTACTTTAATCGAATTCGCGCAAATGGAACCACCAAACCATGAAATGTCTCCAATGcgcgttcttcttaaaatacaaaaaagcGATCCACCAAAACTTGATCAACCCGGAAAATGGAGCAAAgattttaatgattttattgcAAAAGCCCTTATAAAGGATCCAACGTCGCGACCTACAGCTGATGAGTTGTTGAAACATCCGTTTATAAATCGTAATTTGGATTCAAAACCAATCAGAGATTTATTATTGGAATATAAGGCTGATGTTGTTGAGGAAGAATTGGTTGATGAAGAAACAGAG AAGGCCAAAAAAGCGAAAAAGCACAGAGAACAGTATCAACGGA TTGGCTGTGCATGCGGCTCTCCTGGGCCTCGCCAGCCCCATCATCCCTGCGTTTGTCAG GAGCAACGTACATCTCAGCTTCCTCTGGAGCTGGATCAACTCGGAGATGACTCTGCGTCTATGCGCAGTGACGCTGATGTTCAGA ttTCTGAAAAGGAAAATCTTGTTGCATCACCTGTGTcagcgaaaaaagaagaaaatcatAAACGAGAAATTAACAGGGATGGTGAAAAGGAGGATAGAAACAAGAAATTACGTAAAGCAGAATCAAAAGACAACATACCTGTCTCTGTTGAGAAAAAACAA gCACCTAAACCTCCTAGTACAAATGAAACAAACGAACGTAGGGTATCTCGAGAAAAAGGGCCTGCACCTCCTCCGCCACTTATGCGACAGAATAGTAAAATTGAAGATaaggaaaataatttgaaaatgatTGATAAACAAAGCGATGCAGAAGTATTAAATGAATGTAAGATTACTGATAAGCAACAGAGAGACAAAAACGAACCGTCTCAGTCTGCTCAAGAAATGATAGGTAAGGAACAAACAAGTGTAGACGCGCTCTCCGAGAAAACAAGCGTACTACCTAGTTTAGAAAAGAATGTACCAGATAATaatgaaagagagaagaataAGATAGATGATGCAAACAAAGGTGATATCAGGCAAAGATCTGTAGATAATAAGATGAATTCATCACCGAGAACACAATTATCATtagaagagaaaaggaaatcaGCACCAGTTAAATTAGAATTGGCCGAAGATTGGACGAAACCAGTATTCAATAAACAATCGTCTTTAGAAGAAAAGAACAG aattgaaaagaaaactcCAGCTGATATACAAGTTAAAGGACAATCTTCAtcagaagaaaattataagagtTTACAAGAAAAACGAAAATCTGTAGAGCAAAAGTTAAATGCAGTTTTAGAGAAACGGTTTTCGATGGATACTGAAATGCGAATGAGTGTTTCTTCTATGGAGACGTTATCTCAACGAGATCTAACTGCAAGCGCATCCGAAAAAAATATCGTTAAAGCATGTTCTACTGAAGATGTTAAAACTGATTATGGAACATCTAAACCAGAATCTGTTGTCAAAAGTCATAGCGAAGGATCTTCCAGATATGTTTCGTTAgaaaacttttcggacgaatTTGACGGGAAACGGGATAAAAAATGGCCAAGTAAAGAACACAATTACGAAAATATGACGAGCAACAGCGATAACGTAAACTGTGAGAAAAAAGGTTCTTCAGTGAATGTATCAGTAATTACATCAACTCCTATTAGAAATGCTTCGAGAAGAAGCAGCGGTGATAATGTAGTTGTCATTACCG GTAAATCCGACCAAGAAATACGTCCAAATACATCAACCGTCCGGATCACAGCAGATAGTCCAGATTTATCGAATAGTCTTGCGAGCAACGTTAGTCAAGTAACTGTAGTAACGACGCATCCTCCGGTTCTTGTCGATGCTGTGTCACTGGCAGCGAGTCCTTCTTGTCGTCAACCTCCTCCAACATCGGAAGTTGTTATTGTGGCGAATGAATTAAACAAAACACAAGTGAACGAAAGTTCAACCGACGATGACGGCTTTCCTAGTTTAGATAGCTTAGAGTACATGCCCCAAGAGCAACCTATAATTCTTACAGACGTTTCTAAAAGAGTTGGCAAGAAGTTAGACGAATCCGAGGTTCTCATTGTGAGTCCGATCATAGACGAATTGCAGGACACTAGTCACGTTTCTGTCGTTACCGTCGGCGAAGATAAGGAACAAGTGAAAGATTCCTCGATACTTAATAAACACGAAGCCGTACGAACTTCTTCTTCTCACAGTGACGCAAGCTTAATCGAAATGTCGAGTACAAAAAGCGATAGCGGAGATGAAATTACTAAAATGATAGTTGCTGGGACGACTATAGAATCCATAGATATCGATGAAGTGGAAAGAAGTTCCAAGAAAatgaatggtttgttgaaGAACGATAAATCTGCAATGGTTACTCCTATGGACGAGAAAACGTTGAAAACGCTTAAACaaaaagaagtaaataaaGGATACAAAGAGAAAAGAGTATCTCCGGATAGCTTCGAAGGATCTAGATCTCAAAGTGAATCTGGATCGACAAGGTCGCATACGCCCAGTAAGAGCATAGATCGCTCCGATGCTGAATCCATTTCTACCACGATAAGTCAGGATAGTAGGGAATCCAGCAAGGAAAATCATCTAAGTCAAGGACAATCCGCGGAAGTGGACGAGGAAGTAGTATTGCGACGGAAGCCCGATTATAATCGTGATATACCACGACCAACAAGAACGAAAGAAGATATTCAAATGatgaatttgaagaaaaagaCGAGAAAGCGAACTAGAAAGTTTGAGATCGATGGTGTCGTAGTTACTACGACGACGTCGAAGGTAATTTACGGCGATGATGAAAACGGTAAAGTTTATGACGATCAAATCTTTAGGAAGCAAGAGCTAAGGGAATTAAAGATGCTACAGAAAATGGAGCAGAAACAGTTTCAGGATTTATCGCAAAAGGCACAGTTTAACAAAGATCAACAAGAGAAACGTTTCGAGCAAGAGAGACAACTTTTGGAAAGAAATGCCGAAACTGATCTGGAAACACTCGCTCGGCAACAGAGGCAACAAATCGAGCGAGCGGAAGCGCAACAGGAGGCCGATCTTAGGCTCGCTTCGAAAAAGATTCGTAGTGAGCAAGAAAGAGAATTGAAACAGTTCCGTGAGGGATTGAAACAGGAACTAAAGTTACTTAAGCATGAAGTAGATTTAATGCCGAAAGATAAGAGGAAGAGTGCATTTAAGATACGCAAAGAAAAATTGGAGGCTGAACACGAGGAAAGGGAAAAGCACTTTTTAGATAAGCTTAACGAAAGTCATGAACTATTGTTGAGAAGATTATCTGATAGTCATCGCGAGAAAATTGCTTTAATGGAAAGGCAATTTTTGCAGCAGAAGCAACAGTTGATGAGAGCTCGAGAGGCAGCGATTTGGGAGCAAGAAGAACGGCACATTCACGAGAAACAGCAGTTGTTGAAGAAACAGCTAAaggatattttctttttacaaagACACCAGATGCTGATACGTCATGAAAAGGAATTGGAACAAATGAAGAGAATGAATCAACGAAAAGAGGAGGAACTGATTAAACGACAGACGGTGGAACGTAGAAATTTGCCGAAAAGAATTCGCAACGAGATGAAGGCGCGTGAAATGATGTTCAGAGAATCTATGAGGATTTCTATGTCGTCGATTATCGCGCCGGATCCCGATGCTGAAAgagagaaattgaaaaaattccaAGAGAATGAGAAAAAACGATATAGAGCCGAGCAGCAAAGATTCGAATTAAAGCATTCACGGCAGTTGGAAGAGGTAAGAGCGCAAAGCGATGCCACAATCAAAGAACTGGAACAGCTGCAaaacgaaaagagaaagatgTTGATGGAACACGAGACATTGAAACTAAAGGAATTAGAAGAGGCGTATGGTAAAGAGCTTCGTGAATGGAAAGGGCAACTCAAGCCACGAAAACag AATCCAACACGCAACATGTCGGGAAAGAGATTCCACGACTGGATATGA
- the LOC126870601 gene encoding serine/threonine-protein kinase 10 isoform X3: MSFLSNLKKAFHFGGNDAKKKKLYNNIKMDCNPEEFWEMIGELGDGAFGKVYKAQHRQTQQLAAAKMCALEGEDDLSDFMIEIDILSECKHPNVVELHEAYFIEGKLWMLIEYCDGGAVDSIMVELAKALTEPQIAYICQHMTKGLAFLHKSKVIHRDLKAGNVLLTMAGGVKLADFGVSAKNKHTLQKHDTFIGTPYWMAPEVVLCETFRDNPYDFKVDIWSLGITLIEFAQMEPPNHEMSPMRVLLKIQKSDPPKLDQPGKWSKDFNDFIAKALIKDPTSRPTADELLKHPFINRNLDSKPIRDLLLEYKADVVEEELVDEETEEQRTSQLPLELDQLGDDSASMRSDADVQISEKENLVASPVSAKKEENHKREINRDGEKEDRNKKLRKAESKDNIPVSVEKKQAPKPPSTNETNERRVSREKGPAPPPPLMRQNSKIEDKENNLKMIDKQSDAEVLNECKITDKQQRDKNEPSQSAQEMIGKEQTSVDALSEKTSVLPSLEKNVPDNNEREKNKIDDANKGDIRQRSVDNKMNSSPRTQLSLEEKRKSAPVKLELAEDWTKPVFNKQSSLEEKNRIEKKTPADIQVKGQSSSEENYKSLQEKRKSVEQKLNAVLEKRFSMDTEMRMSVSSMETLSQRDLTASASEKNIVKACSTEDVKTDYGTSKPESVVKSHSEGSSRYVSLENFSDEFDGKRDKKWPSKEHNYENMTSNSDNVNCEKKGSSVNVSVITSTPIRNASRRSSGDNVVVITGKSDQEIRPNTSTVRITADSPDLSNSLASNVSQVTVVTTHPPVLVDAVSLAASPSCRQPPPTSEVVIVANELNKTQVNESSTDDDGFPSLDSLEYMPQEQPIILTDVSKRVGKKLDESEVLIVSPIIDELQDTSHVSVVTVGEDKEQVKDSSILNKHEAVRTSSSHSDASLIEMSSTKSDSGDEITKMIVAGTTIESIDIDEVERSSKKMNGLLKNDKSAMVTPMDEKTLKTLKQKEVNKGYKEKRVSPDSFEGSRSQSESGSTRSHTPSKSIDRSDAESISTTISQDSRESSKENHLSQGQSAEVDEEVVLRRKPDYNRDIPRPTRTKEDIQMMNLKKKTRKRTRKFEIDGVVVTTTTSKVIYGDDENGKVYDDQIFRKQELRELKMLQKMEQKQFQDLSQKAQFNKDQQEKRFEQERQLLERNAETDLETLARQQRQQIERAEAQQEADLRLASKKIRSEQERELKQFREGLKQELKLLKHEVDLMPKDKRKSAFKIRKEKLEAEHEEREKHFLDKLNESHELLLRRLSDSHREKIALMERQFLQQKQQLMRAREAAIWEQEERHIHEKQQLLKKQLKDIFFLQRHQMLIRHEKELEQMKRMNQRKEEELIKRQTVERRNLPKRIRNEMKAREMMFRESMRISMSSIIAPDPDAEREKLKKFQENEKKRYRAEQQRFELKHSRQLEEVRAQSDATIKELEQLQNEKRKMLMEHETLKLKELEEAYGKELREWKGQLKPRKQKLEEQFALQLEEQEAIYGPSAIPLCLPADLTDLTHHTVGSTRSSLSSVSEG, encoded by the exons ATGTCATTCttatcaaatttaaaaaaggcATTCCACTTCGGTGGGAATGacgcgaagaaaaagaaattgtacaataatattaaaatggaTTGTAACCCAGAAGAATTCTGGGAAATGATAGGTGAATTAGGAGATGGGGCATTTGGGAAAGtttataag GCACAGCACAGGCAAACTCAACAGCTTGCTGCTGCAAAAATGTGTGCACTGGAAGGAGAAGATGATCTTAGTGATTTTATGATCGAGATAGATATTTTATCAGAGTGTAAACACCCAAATGTTGTTGAATTACATGAAGCATATTTTATTGAGGGTAAACTATGG atGTTAATAGAATATTGTGATGGTGGTGCTGTTGATTCTATAATGGTTGAATTGGCAAAAGCTTTAACAGAACCACAAATAGCCTATATATGTCAACATATGACCAAAGGTCTTGCATTTTTACACAAATCTAAAGTTATCCATAGGGATTTAAAGGCAggaaatgttttattaacaATGGCAGGGGGAGTAAAATTAG CTGACTTTGGAGTATCTGCAAAAAACAAGCATACTTTACAGAAACATGACACATTTATTGGAACACCATATTGGATGGCTCCAGAAGTAGTGTTATGTGAGACATTTAGAGATAATCCTTATGATTTTAAA GTAGACATTTGGTCACTTGGTATTACTTTAATCGAATTCGCGCAAATGGAACCACCAAACCATGAAATGTCTCCAATGcgcgttcttcttaaaatacaaaaaagcGATCCACCAAAACTTGATCAACCCGGAAAATGGAGCAAAgattttaatgattttattgcAAAAGCCCTTATAAAGGATCCAACGTCGCGACCTACAGCTGATGAGTTGTTGAAACATCCGTTTATAAATCGTAATTTGGATTCAAAACCAATCAGAGATTTATTATTGGAATATAAGGCTGATGTTGTTGAGGAAGAATTGGTTGATGAAGAAACAGAG GAGCAACGTACATCTCAGCTTCCTCTGGAGCTGGATCAACTCGGAGATGACTCTGCGTCTATGCGCAGTGACGCTGATGTTCAGA ttTCTGAAAAGGAAAATCTTGTTGCATCACCTGTGTcagcgaaaaaagaagaaaatcatAAACGAGAAATTAACAGGGATGGTGAAAAGGAGGATAGAAACAAGAAATTACGTAAAGCAGAATCAAAAGACAACATACCTGTCTCTGTTGAGAAAAAACAA gCACCTAAACCTCCTAGTACAAATGAAACAAACGAACGTAGGGTATCTCGAGAAAAAGGGCCTGCACCTCCTCCGCCACTTATGCGACAGAATAGTAAAATTGAAGATaaggaaaataatttgaaaatgatTGATAAACAAAGCGATGCAGAAGTATTAAATGAATGTAAGATTACTGATAAGCAACAGAGAGACAAAAACGAACCGTCTCAGTCTGCTCAAGAAATGATAGGTAAGGAACAAACAAGTGTAGACGCGCTCTCCGAGAAAACAAGCGTACTACCTAGTTTAGAAAAGAATGTACCAGATAATaatgaaagagagaagaataAGATAGATGATGCAAACAAAGGTGATATCAGGCAAAGATCTGTAGATAATAAGATGAATTCATCACCGAGAACACAATTATCATtagaagagaaaaggaaatcaGCACCAGTTAAATTAGAATTGGCCGAAGATTGGACGAAACCAGTATTCAATAAACAATCGTCTTTAGAAGAAAAGAACAG aattgaaaagaaaactcCAGCTGATATACAAGTTAAAGGACAATCTTCAtcagaagaaaattataagagtTTACAAGAAAAACGAAAATCTGTAGAGCAAAAGTTAAATGCAGTTTTAGAGAAACGGTTTTCGATGGATACTGAAATGCGAATGAGTGTTTCTTCTATGGAGACGTTATCTCAACGAGATCTAACTGCAAGCGCATCCGAAAAAAATATCGTTAAAGCATGTTCTACTGAAGATGTTAAAACTGATTATGGAACATCTAAACCAGAATCTGTTGTCAAAAGTCATAGCGAAGGATCTTCCAGATATGTTTCGTTAgaaaacttttcggacgaatTTGACGGGAAACGGGATAAAAAATGGCCAAGTAAAGAACACAATTACGAAAATATGACGAGCAACAGCGATAACGTAAACTGTGAGAAAAAAGGTTCTTCAGTGAATGTATCAGTAATTACATCAACTCCTATTAGAAATGCTTCGAGAAGAAGCAGCGGTGATAATGTAGTTGTCATTACCG GTAAATCCGACCAAGAAATACGTCCAAATACATCAACCGTCCGGATCACAGCAGATAGTCCAGATTTATCGAATAGTCTTGCGAGCAACGTTAGTCAAGTAACTGTAGTAACGACGCATCCTCCGGTTCTTGTCGATGCTGTGTCACTGGCAGCGAGTCCTTCTTGTCGTCAACCTCCTCCAACATCGGAAGTTGTTATTGTGGCGAATGAATTAAACAAAACACAAGTGAACGAAAGTTCAACCGACGATGACGGCTTTCCTAGTTTAGATAGCTTAGAGTACATGCCCCAAGAGCAACCTATAATTCTTACAGACGTTTCTAAAAGAGTTGGCAAGAAGTTAGACGAATCCGAGGTTCTCATTGTGAGTCCGATCATAGACGAATTGCAGGACACTAGTCACGTTTCTGTCGTTACCGTCGGCGAAGATAAGGAACAAGTGAAAGATTCCTCGATACTTAATAAACACGAAGCCGTACGAACTTCTTCTTCTCACAGTGACGCAAGCTTAATCGAAATGTCGAGTACAAAAAGCGATAGCGGAGATGAAATTACTAAAATGATAGTTGCTGGGACGACTATAGAATCCATAGATATCGATGAAGTGGAAAGAAGTTCCAAGAAAatgaatggtttgttgaaGAACGATAAATCTGCAATGGTTACTCCTATGGACGAGAAAACGTTGAAAACGCTTAAACaaaaagaagtaaataaaGGATACAAAGAGAAAAGAGTATCTCCGGATAGCTTCGAAGGATCTAGATCTCAAAGTGAATCTGGATCGACAAGGTCGCATACGCCCAGTAAGAGCATAGATCGCTCCGATGCTGAATCCATTTCTACCACGATAAGTCAGGATAGTAGGGAATCCAGCAAGGAAAATCATCTAAGTCAAGGACAATCCGCGGAAGTGGACGAGGAAGTAGTATTGCGACGGAAGCCCGATTATAATCGTGATATACCACGACCAACAAGAACGAAAGAAGATATTCAAATGatgaatttgaagaaaaagaCGAGAAAGCGAACTAGAAAGTTTGAGATCGATGGTGTCGTAGTTACTACGACGACGTCGAAGGTAATTTACGGCGATGATGAAAACGGTAAAGTTTATGACGATCAAATCTTTAGGAAGCAAGAGCTAAGGGAATTAAAGATGCTACAGAAAATGGAGCAGAAACAGTTTCAGGATTTATCGCAAAAGGCACAGTTTAACAAAGATCAACAAGAGAAACGTTTCGAGCAAGAGAGACAACTTTTGGAAAGAAATGCCGAAACTGATCTGGAAACACTCGCTCGGCAACAGAGGCAACAAATCGAGCGAGCGGAAGCGCAACAGGAGGCCGATCTTAGGCTCGCTTCGAAAAAGATTCGTAGTGAGCAAGAAAGAGAATTGAAACAGTTCCGTGAGGGATTGAAACAGGAACTAAAGTTACTTAAGCATGAAGTAGATTTAATGCCGAAAGATAAGAGGAAGAGTGCATTTAAGATACGCAAAGAAAAATTGGAGGCTGAACACGAGGAAAGGGAAAAGCACTTTTTAGATAAGCTTAACGAAAGTCATGAACTATTGTTGAGAAGATTATCTGATAGTCATCGCGAGAAAATTGCTTTAATGGAAAGGCAATTTTTGCAGCAGAAGCAACAGTTGATGAGAGCTCGAGAGGCAGCGATTTGGGAGCAAGAAGAACGGCACATTCACGAGAAACAGCAGTTGTTGAAGAAACAGCTAAaggatattttctttttacaaagACACCAGATGCTGATACGTCATGAAAAGGAATTGGAACAAATGAAGAGAATGAATCAACGAAAAGAGGAGGAACTGATTAAACGACAGACGGTGGAACGTAGAAATTTGCCGAAAAGAATTCGCAACGAGATGAAGGCGCGTGAAATGATGTTCAGAGAATCTATGAGGATTTCTATGTCGTCGATTATCGCGCCGGATCCCGATGCTGAAAgagagaaattgaaaaaattccaAGAGAATGAGAAAAAACGATATAGAGCCGAGCAGCAAAGATTCGAATTAAAGCATTCACGGCAGTTGGAAGAGGTAAGAGCGCAAAGCGATGCCACAATCAAAGAACTGGAACAGCTGCAaaacgaaaagagaaagatgTTGATGGAACACGAGACATTGAAACTAAAGGAATTAGAAGAGGCGTATGGTAAAGAGCTTCGTGAATGGAAAGGGCAACTCAAGCCACGAAAACag